TATCATTTGAGTATGTAGTTTCATCTTCACAATTTTGCTCAACTACTAAAAAATCTTTATAAAAATAAAATTCATTTATATCGTCTAAATTATCTACAATTGAATCAAATGAGTAAGTATTATCTTTATTTTTTACATAAAATGATATAAAAGATTTATTTTGAGGCAATCTTATAGAGAATGCTATATAGTTATTTGGACCATTTTCTAAATTTTTATGAATATCGAGTTGCATATAATCTATATATCTTATAAAATCTTCTTTATTAGTATCTTTTAAAATCTGAACAATCAAATTATAATTATCGTTATTAGATAGGGATTCTATAATATCTGAATGGATATTATTTTTAGAAGAACTTACGTCGAGTATTAAAAGCAGTGAAACTAATACATTTATTATAAGTATATAAAATAGAAAGTTAATTAATTTTTTCAAAGCATCACCCCTATTTGTATAATCGATATTAAATTATATTCTTGCACATGAAAAAAATTACACAAGGAGATATTTAAAGCATGAACAAAAATTTTAAAACTAGAACAGGTCTTATAATCGGAAATGAAGGAATTGAAAAATTACAAAATTCAAATGTAATTGTATTTGGAGTTGGAGGAGTAGGAAGTTTTGCTGCAGAGGCTATAGCTAGAGCCGGTGTAGGCAAGATGACTATTGTAGACTTTGATGATGTAGACATAACTAATATAAATAGACAAATACCAGCACTTCACTCAACTGTAGGAAAATATAAGGTTGATGTTATGAAAGATAGAATTTTAGATATAAACCCAAATATAGATATAAAAGCAATAAGAGCAAAATATACAGCTGAAAATAGTGAAGAAATATTATGCGAAGAATATGATTATGTTATAGATGCTATAGACATGGTTACTTCTAAAATTCATTTGATAGAAACTTGTGTTAAAAAGAATTTTAATATAATAAGTTCTATGGGTATGGGAAATAAGTTAGATCCTACAAAAATAGTAGTTACGGATATATATAAAACTCAAATGTGCCCCCTTGCTAAAGTTATGAGAAAAGAATTAAGAGATAGAAAGATAAAAAAATTAAAGGTTGTTTATTCAACAGAACAACCTGTAGAGTTAAAAGAAAAAATTATGAATGGAAAGAAAATAACTCCAGGAAGTATATCGTTTGTACCTTCAGTAGGGGGACTTACGATAGCGTCTGTAGTAGTAAATGATTTAATAAAGTAAACTAAAAAAGTGATTGTAGCTAAGTGCAAAGTGTCAAAAATTAATTCACCTTCATACAGGCTTTAAAATCTCGCCTGTAAATGGCGGTTGAATTAATCATTGACACTTTGATAAGGCTCAATCACTTTTTGTATTTACTTTACTATTTAGGTGGTGATGAGGTGGTTATGGTATTTCCGTCACTGTAAAAGGATAGGTGGCCTTGTTTATCAGTTCTGTATACTTTTGTGTTTGTTTTTGATAAATTAAGTAAAGTTTCTTTATGTGGATGTCCGTATTCATTATCATACCCACAAGATATAACTGCGACATCAGGAGTTATAGTGTTTATAAAATTTTCACCTGAAGAATTTTTACTACCATGATGAGCAACTTTTAAAAAATTTATATTACTTAAGTTAAAACTATTTAATATTTCTTGTTCATTTTCTAATGTGCAGTCACCTGTAAATAAAAATGATTTTTTACCATAGTCTAATTTGAAGACGATAGAGTTTGAATTATTATCTAAATGGGTATAAGAAGGATTTAAGACGGTTAATTTTATGTTATTGTCTAAACTTATGACATTTCCCTTTTCGAGGAATTGAGGATGAATATTTTTCATACTACAAGATTGAATTAGATTGTAATATGAATCGCTATTTACTTCTTTATTTGGAAGATAAACTTTGGAAATTTCAAATTTATCAATAACAGCATCTAAACTTCCTATATGGTCAGTATCTGGATGAGTAGCTATAACTAAATCTATATTTTTAACTTTTTTAGATTTTAAAAACTTTTTTATAATAAGAGAGCTATCTTCATCTCCTCCATCAACTAATATGTTAGTTTTATTTGGAGTTTGAATTAAGATACTGTCACCTTGACCTACATCTATTATATGTACTGATAGGAGCGTTTTTTTGCCACAACCAACCAAAAGTGTTATTATAATAAATGTTAAACATATGATTTTTTTCATTAAATACTCCAATCATTACCTGTTTATATTGAATAAATAAAGATAATATTAATAAATAAAAACATTATTTATTAGTTTAGACTTTAAACTTAAAATTAATTCAAATAAGCGGTAAAGTTGGGTATATAAATTAATATATAAGCATCAAAAGGAGAGTTATTTATGATTTTTAAAGAAATTGATATAAATGCATATGAGGAATTAAAACCTTTTTTCCATCATGTTGATTACGAAGCATGTGAATATTGTTTTACTACTTTATATATGTGGAGACATGTTTATAAAACTAGTTATTATGTAAATGATGATTTTGCATTAATTGTTGGAGAATATGAAGGAGATAGATTTTCAGTACTTCCATTAGCAAAAAAAGATAAAATACATGAAGCTTTAGAGTTTATGGTTGATTACTTTAAACATGAAGATCATCAAATTTATTTAAGAGCTGTTACAAAAGAAGTTGTTGAATTACTTCAAAAAGATTATCCAGGGAAGTTTAAATATATAGAAGAGAGAGATTACTTTGACTATGTATATGATGCTGAGGCTCTAAGAACATTAAAGGGAAGAAAGAATCAAAAGAAAAGAAATCATCTAAATTATTTCTTAAAAGAATATGAAGGAAGATTTGAATATAAGAAATTAGGAAAAAAAGAGTTTGGGGATTGTATAGAACTTTTAAGAGCTTGGGCTAGTAACAAAGCTGAACAAGGCGATGTAGATGATGGAATAGACGATGAATTTATAGGAATTAAAAAAATATTTGATAATTACGATGTATTAGAAGAAGAAGTTAAAGTAGCTGGAGTATATATAGATAATAAGTTAGAAGCATTTACTATAGGTGAATATATAAATGAGGATATGGCACTTATTCATATTGAAAAAGCTAATCCAGAAATCAGAGGGTTATACCAATATATAAATCAACAATTTTTAGTACATGAATTTGAAAATGTAGAGTTTGTAAATAGAGAAGAAGACCTAGGGATTGAAGGGCTTAGAAAAGCTAAGCTTTCATATCATCCATGCAAATTTGTAGAAAAGTATACGGTTATGGAGGCATAAAATGGATATAAGATATGCTAAGGGTGAAGATTTAGAGGACTTAAAAGATATTTGGAATTATTGCTTTGGAGATGAAGAATCATTTGTTGACTACTATTTTAACAATAAGTATAAGCCGGAAAATACTGTAATTGTTAAAGAAGACAACGAACTTAAATCTTCTCTTCAATTAAATCAATATAAAATAAAGTTAAATGAAAAAGTTTACGATACGTCATATGTAGTAGGCGTTTCTACGTTTCCAAATGCAAGAGGCAAAGGATACATGAAGGATATGATGGACTTTTCATTAAATGAACTTTATAAAAAAGGACAAGTAGTTTCGCTACTTATGCCTATAGACTATAGATTATATAAAAAGTATGGATATGAGCATTGTTATGATCAATTAGAATATAAACTTGACATAGATGGTTTAAAACAATTTAAAATAAATGGAGATTTTGAAAAAATAAATGAAAGTCATATAGATTATATGATTGATATTTATAACGAGTTTGTATCTAAATGTAATGGATATGTTGTTAGAGATAAATTTTATTATGAAAATTTATTTAAAGAAATAAAATGTGAAAATGGTCATATTTACATACATAAAGATAATGACTATGATGGATATATAATATATTTTCTTATGGGAGATACTATGTTTGTAAGAGAGATGTGTTATAAGAATATAAATTCTTTGAAGTCTATGTTAAAGTTTATTTTCAACCACAATACTCAATGCAAAAATATAAAAGTAATGTCTCCTATTACAGATAGTATAAGATTTATATTATCAAACTTAAAGGATAATGAGATAAGTTTAAAACCGTTTATGATGGGAAGAGTTATAAATGTTGAGGACTTTTTAAATGAAATTTATATAGAACATAAGGATTTAGATAGTGTATATATAAAAATTGATGATAATCAAATAAAAGAAAATGATAATGTTTTTGAAGTTAAGATTTTAAATAATAGAATAGTAGCTAAAAAAAGCAATAGTGAAGCTGACTTTAAATTGAGTATAAATAATTTCAGTCAAATGGCTTTTGAGTATACTGATATAAATCAAATTTTATTTGTAGAAAATATTGAGGTAACAGATAAAAATAAAAAAGCAATAGACTTACTAAATTCTATATTTGATAAAAAAGAAAATTATATAAATGAATATGTATAAGGAAAAAGTGTTTACTTTTTCCTTTTTTGATTTAAAAAATCTTATATGTACATAATTTAGAAAAGTATGTCTAGGAGATTTTTTATGAGAAGGCCAATATTTATAACGTTTTGTATAATGATAAGTATAAGCTTTATTGTTACAAGTTTTTATACAAATGAAGATTATAAAAATGATAAAAATTGTACTATAGAAATGGAAGGGCTAGTTAAAAATAAAGTAAATAAAAATAATTATGTCCAATACCAGATTGAAGATTATTTAATAAATGATTATTCTAATAAAATAGATATAAAGCCAGGTCAAATTATAAGCTTTAAAGGGGCGTTAAAAAAACATGAAAACTTTAAGGATGAAAAATTTGATTATAGTAGGTATCTAAAAAGCAAAGGGTATAAAGGGATTGTAGAAATAAATGATTATAAAATTATTGGAGATAATTTTATTTATATCAAATTGTTTAAAATAAAAGATAAAATAAGTAAAACAATAAAGTATTTATATAAAGACAAATCTAAATTTATAAATTCAATAATTTTAGGTGAAAAAGAAGGGATAGATTCAGAAGTAAATGAAATTTTTTCTAAAACTGGAGTAAGTCATATTTTAGCTTTATCAGGACTTCATGTAAGCATACTTATAACTATAATTGGATTTAGCTTTGGGAAAATAAACAATTTGCTTAAATTTGCTTTTTTAGCTTTTATACTGTGGAGCTACAGTATTATGGTTGGACAATCTCCGTCCATAATAAGAGCTATAGTTTGCAGCTTGATATCTTATTTGGCAATTTTTGTAGAAAAAAGGTCAGATAGTATAAATAACCTGTCTATTGTAGGTATTTCCTTAATAATAAATAATCCTTATGTGATTTATAATATAAGTTTCCAATTGTCTTTTCTTGCAACATTGTCTATAATATACTTCTATGGTTATATAAATGGAAAAATAAAAGTTAAGACCGTATCTCTTACTTTAGCGGCTAATATATTAACATCTCCAATAGTATATTTATATTTTAAAAATATATCTATTGTATGTATAGTTAGTAATATAGTAGTTGTACCACTTTTAAGTATAATTATATACATTAGCATTTTAAGTGCTATAGTATTGCCGTTTAGTTTAATTTTAACTAAAATAATGGTTGGGATTAACACAAGTATAATTGATTTTATATATATGACATTAGAATTTTTATATAATATAAATGGAAGCTTTATTGAATTTGAAAATTCTAATGAAATTTTAGTTATTGTATATTACATTTTAGTAGGAATTTTTATGATATATAAAGAAATAAAAACGATAAAGGAGCAAAGAAATGAATTACAAGGATATCATCAAGAGCATGAACAACAACGAATTTAAAAATGTATATCTTTTTTATGGAAGAGAGTTTTATTTAATAGAAAATGTAATCAAAACTTGTAAAAAAAGTTTGAATGAAAGTATGATAGATTTTAACCTAGATATCCTTGATGGAAAAGAACTGACATTAGATCAAATTTTAAGCAATGCAGAAACACTTCCATTTATGGATGAGAGGAAAATTTTAATAATAAAAGATTTTGAATTACTAAAGGGAAAGAAAAAAAACTTTTCAGATAGTGATGAAAGTGAGCTTATAGAATATATTGAAAAAGTACCTAGCACAACGGTTATAGTTTTCTTAGTTTATGGAGATGTAGATAAAAGAAAAAGTTTAGTTAAAAAAATCAACAAAGTTGGAATAGTTAATCATTGCGATAAGTTAAGTGATATGGATTTATTCAAATGGGTAAAGAATAGATTCAAGCAAAATGAAGTATATATAAATGATTCTGAAATCATGTATTTTATAGAGCAAGAAGGATATAGAGATAAAAACAGTGAAAAGACATTATCTGATTTACAAAACGAAATAAATAAAATAGCTTCATTTGTAGGCAAAGGAAATAATGTAACAAAAGCTATTATTGATAAATTATCTCAAAAGAAAGTTGAAAATGATATATTTAAACTAATTGATGAGATTGGAAATAAAAATTCATCACATGCAATGAAAATAGTAACGGATATGATTTTAGAAGGGGAATCTGTTCTTGGTATATTTGCTATGGTTTCAAAGCAATTTAAATTAGTAATGCAGGCAAGGCAATTACAAAACCAAGGGTATTCATCTAAAGTTATAGCTGAAAAACTATCAGCACATCCATTTGTAGTTACTAAGGCTTTAAAACAGGGGAGACTATTTGCTGATGAAGCTGTAGTTGATATGTTAAATTTTATATTAGAAAGTGATTTTAAAATAAAGAATGGACTAATGAAAGATAATTTAGCGGTAGAGATACTTGTAAGCAAGTATTGTCAATAAGGAATTGTTCAAAAGATTTAATATGTAGTTAGTTTTAGTATTGTTTAAAAATTTATCCATATGAAACTTTGAAGATAATTAAAGTATAGGGTAAATTCTTAAATAATACTTAACTAGTTTACTATTAATCTAGAATTTGAATAATTCCTTATTTTTTATGCTTAAGGAAATTATACTTAATTAAATTTTGTTGGTAACTTATGTAACATAGTGATACCAATGTTTTGGTGAAAGTAAAAAATGACATCTTGAGCAACGGACGGAGTCGTTGGCGACATGAGAGAAGCAAATTTTTTATATGTAGTTTTAAATAAACAGAAAAAGACCCTTGATTAAAATCAAGGGTCAATATCTATTTTAAACGGGAATTAAGCGTTCATTCCGTTTAACTTTTGAGCTAACTTAGCTACTTTTCTAGCTGCAGCGTTCTTGTGTATAGTTCCTTTAGAAGCTACTTGAGATATTCTCTTTTGAGCGTATTGGAATCTAGCAGCAGCCTCTTCTCTGTTTCCTGCAGTAACAGCTTCTTCGAACTTTCTTATTGCAGTTTTTATTTGAGATTTTCTAGCTCTGTTTAAAGCAGTTTTCTTCTCGATAACTTTTATTCTTTTCTTTGCTGATTTTATGTTTGCCATCTGGTTCACCCCCTCGTGAGTAGTTTATATTATTCATCGTCAACATATTAGATTTTAACAGAAATAAATCTAAAAATCAAGGATAATTATTATTAACTTTTTTAATATCTTTCCATTTGACTTTTTAGATTATAACCCAAATCAAAATATTTTACAACCTACAAATTAATTATTCTAAAAAAAATTAAATTAAATTTATTTGGTTATAAAATTATAAAATTTGTTAACAATGTTTAGTATGATTAAATTTAAACTTTTAAAATGGAGGAAGTTTTATGATAAGTTTAAGAACTGATTTAGCTCTAGAAGCTAGAGAAATATATGAACAAGGTAATGATGGAAGTAATATACCTGGAGTTAAAATAGATACAAAAGAATTAGATGATTGTATTGTAACTAAAGTTGAAGTATTAGATGAACAAGGCTCTCAAATTATGAACAAGGGGATAGGGATTTACACGACTATAGAAAGTAAGTTAATGAAATATGATGATGATGAATCTAGAGAGCAGGTAACTGAATATTTAAAAGATGAACTAATAGATATACTTGGAACTGATAAAACTAAAAAGACATTAGTTATAGGGCTTGGTAACTGGAATATAACATCAGATGCATTAGGACCGAAAGCTGTTTCTAAAACTCTAGTAACTAGACATATATTTAAAAACTACAACAAAGAATATGATGATGATTTTACAGAAGTTGCAGGTCTTAGTCCTGGGGTAATGGGAATTACAGGTATAGAGACAAGCGAGATTGTAAAATCAATAGTTGATATGATAAAGCCTGATAGAGTTATAGCAATAGATGCCTTAGCTTCAAGAAAAATGGAGAGAGTAAACTCTACGATACAAATTTCAACAGCTGGAATTTCACCTGGAGGAGGGGTTGGTAATAAACGAAAAGCATTAAATAAAGACTATTTAGGGGTAGATGTAATAGCGATAGGAGTTCCAACAGTAGTTGATGCTGCAACATTAACTAGTGATGTACTTGACCTTGCAATTGATAATCTTATGGAACAATCCAAAGAAAGCAAAGATTTTTACAACATGCTAAAACAGTTAAAAGAAGAAGAAAAATATCATTTTATAAGAGAATCATTAGAACCATATGATAAGAATTTAATAGTTACACCAAAAGATATAGATGATACGATTGAAAATCTAGCAGTAATAATAAGCGAAGGCTTAAATAGATCGCTTCATCCTGGGAGAATTGTAAATTAAGGAGGATATAATATGAGAAGAAAAGTTGCTAGTTTGAGCATTTTAACCTGTGTTATATGTGGGTTATGTTTTAAAACATCGTATGCACTAAATGAAGATGAGTTTTTAAAATTTCTTATAAATACAAGTTATCCAGAGACTAAGGTAGATACACCTAAATCTGAAAATGAAAAGGAAGCAAGTAAAGCGGAAAATAAATCAGAAAAAAAATCTACAAATAAAGAAGATGAATTTGTAAAGATGTATGTAGGAGAAGAAAATGTTCCTAAAGTTGAGGATTCATCCAAAAAAGAAAAAACTACAGAGACGGCATCTACAAGTAGCAAATATGTAGATAATGTATTAGCGACAAAAGATCAACCTCAAATTCTTATATATCATACTCATGGAGGAGAAACTTATGTAAATTCTCCAACTGGAAATTATCACTCTTATGATAAAGAAAATGCTACCCTTGAAATTGGAGCACTTTTAACTCAAGAATTAGATAAAAGAGGAAGATCTGTAGTTCACAATACTACTTACCATGATATGCCGGAGTTTACAGGTGCATATAGTAGAAGTTTAAAAACTATAGAAACAATGAAGGCAAAATATAAAAGCATTGATGTAATAATAGATTTACATAGAGATGGTAGAGATATAGCAAGTGAAAAAGCTAAGAAAGATTTCCATGATGCATGTACAACTAAAATAAATGGAGAAAATGTTGCTAAATTTTTATTTGTTGTAGGTGAAAAGAGTGAGAACTATTCTAACAATTTACAATTAGCAAAAGAAATTACAGCATTTGCTGAAAGTAAATACCCAGGAATAACAAGACCAGTAGTTAAAAAGCCAAAAGCAAAATTCAATCAATATAAGTCAGATAAGCCATTGTTACTAGAAGTAGGAGGAAATGCAAACACTATAGAAGAAGCACAAGCATCAGTTAAATATATTGCAGAAGTAATAGATGAATTTTTAAAAGAAAAAGGTATGTAGGATAAAACTATGAGCCGAATAGAACGTAAAAAAGAGGAAAAGATTAAAAAGCTATCTAGAAGGCCTATATATAGAGGAATGTTTATATTAACTATGGTTTGTGTAATAAGTGTATGCATATTTTTAGTGGATAAAGAGGCTACACTTATGATAGGAAAGATAGATAAGTACAACATAGAAGTTTTTATAGAAAACTTAAATGGTTCATTTATGAAAACTGTAAAAGATGTAGAAGAAAAAATAAGCAAACTTAATAATTTAAGATAAATTAGGGTTATCGATACGATAGCCCTAATATTATTTTAAGAACCTTTGTTTAAATTGTTGTATCAATATTTACATAATTGCGGATATATTATAAAATAAAAGTTATGATAATAATAAAAAGGAGGAATAAAAGGTGGACAGCAAACAAAGTAGAACGAGAAATTTTAGTATAATAGCGCATATAGACCATGGAAAGTCTACCTTAGCAGATAGATTAATTCAACATACAGGACTTGTTAGTGAAAGAGAGATGAAAGATCAGTTATTAGATAACATGGATCTTGAAAGAGAAAGAGGAATCACTATAAAGCTTCAAAATATTAGATTAGTTTATAAGGCTAAGGACGGACAAGAGTATTACTTAAACTTAATAGATACTCCAGGACATGTAGACTTCAACTATGAGGTTTCAAGAAGTTTAGCAGCTTGTGAAGGGGCATTACTTGTAGTAGATGCAGCTCAAGGTGTTGAAGCTCAGACATTAGCAAATGTTTATCTAGCAATAGATCAAGATTTAGAAATATTACCAGTTATAAATAAAATAGATTTACCAAGTGCAAGACCAGATGAAATAAAAACAGAAATAGAAGATATAATAGGGCTTGATGCAAGTGAAGCTCCACTTATATCAGCTAAAAGTGGATTAAACATAGAAGATGTACTAGAAGCTATAGTTAAAAATGTTCCAGCACCACAAGGTGATAAAGAAGCTCCTTTAAAAGCATTAATATTTGACTCATATTATGATGCATATAAAGGGGTTGTAGCATACGTTAGAGTATATGAGGGAACAGTTAAAAAAGGTATGACTATAAAAATGATGAACACTAATAAAAAGTTTGAAGTAACTGAAGTTGGTGTTATGGCTCCAGGACAAAGAGAGTTAGATGAGTTAAGTGCTGGAGATGTTGGATACATTGCAGCTAGTATAAAAGATATAAGAAGTTGTTGTGTCGGAGATACAATAACTGATGCTAACAACCCAACTGAAAATTCAATGCCAGGATATAAAAAGGCTACTCCAATGGTTTATTGTGGTATATACCCAGGTGAAGGAGAAAAGTACGAAAACGTAAGAGATGCTTTAGAGAAGCTACAAGTTAATGATGCAGCTCTTGAATTTGAAGCTGAAAGTTCAGCAGCATTAGGATTTGGATTTAGATGTGGATTCTTAGGACTATTACATATGGAGATAATCCAGGAGAGATTAGAAAGAGAATTCGATTTAGACATAATAACTACAGCACCATCTGTTATATATAAAGTAACAAAAACTGATGGGGAATTAGTTATGGTACAAAATCCAGCTAACTTACCAGAACGTGATGAGATACAAATGATAGAAGAGCCGATGGTAAAAGGTGACATAATAGTTCCTAAAGACTATGTAGGTACAGTTATGGAACTTTGCCAAGAGAGACGTGGAGATATGATAAATATGGAATACATAGATGAAAAAAGAGTAATGCTTCACTATGATCTTCCACTTAATGAAGTTGTTTATGATTTCTTCGATGCTCTAAAGTCTAGAACAAGAGGATATGGATCATTAGATTACGAGTTAAAGGATTATGTTCCTTCTAAGCTTGTAAAATTAGATATATTAATAAACAAAGAACAAGTTGACGCACTTAGCTTTATAGTTCATGAAAGTAAAGCTTACTCAAGAGGGAAGTCAATGTGTGAAAAATTAAAAGGTGAAATACCTAGACATCAATTCCCAGTACCTATACAAGCTGCAGTTGGTAATAAGGTAATGGCTAGAGAAACTATAAGTGCACTTAGAAAAGACGTTCTTGCTAAGTGTTACGGTGGAGATATATCACGTAAAAAGAAACTTCTTGAAAAACAAAAAGAAGGTAAGAAACGTATGAGACAAATTGGATCTGTAGAAGTTCCACAAAAAGCGTTCATGTCTGTATTAAAATTAGATAGCTAATTATTATAAAATGAAGGGAATTTTCCCTTCATTTTTTTTGTAGAAATAATCAAAAAATGTAGAAAATTTAGTATAAAAACTAACCAAAATTTAATAAAATAATGAGGTAATGGTTATCCTAAATTATAAAATAAATAAATTTATTTAAACTACCGTAAAAAAAAAAATAAAAGTGTCGAAATGTATTGTTATTTATAAAAAAATGTAGTAATATTCATATTGGACATTTTAATAAAGCAAAAATATAAGGAGGAAAACGATGAGCAACAAGGGACTTCAAAAAACTTTAGGTTTTTCGGCAGCGCTTTCTACAGTTGTTGGTATGGTTATAGGTGGAGGGGTATTCTTTAAACCTCAAGCTATATATTCAGCAACAGGTGGAGCACCAGGATTAGGTATGTTAGCATGGGTTATAGCTGGTGTTATAACAATAGCAGCTGGACTTACAGCAGCAGAGGTATCTGCAGCAATACCAAAAACTGGTGGTATGATGATATATATCAAAGAGATATATGGAGACAGATTAGGATTTTTAACAGGGTGGATGCAAGCGGTATTATTCTTCCCGGCGACAGCGGCAGCATTAGGTGTAATATTTGCTCAACAAGCAGCTACTTTAATAGGTCAAAGTGAGACTAATATGGCAGTTGTATTACCAATAGCATTAGGAATTATATTATTTTTAGCAGTTTTAAACACAGTAGGATCTAAATTAGGTGGAACAATACAAACTGTAGCAACTATATGTAAATTAATACCATTAGCTGTTATAATAGTATTCGGATTTATAAATGGATCAGGAGATAACTCAATAACAACTCCATTCATAGGTGAAAACTTATCTATGGGAGCTGT
The nucleotide sequence above comes from Paraclostridium bifermentans. Encoded proteins:
- a CDS encoding tRNA threonylcarbamoyladenosine dehydratase; this translates as MNKNFKTRTGLIIGNEGIEKLQNSNVIVFGVGGVGSFAAEAIARAGVGKMTIVDFDDVDITNINRQIPALHSTVGKYKVDVMKDRILDINPNIDIKAIRAKYTAENSEEILCEEYDYVIDAIDMVTSKIHLIETCVKKNFNIISSMGMGNKLDPTKIVVTDIYKTQMCPLAKVMRKELRDRKIKKLKVVYSTEQPVELKEKIMNGKKITPGSISFVPSVGGLTIASVVVNDLIK
- a CDS encoding ComEC/Rec2 family competence protein — translated: MKKIICLTFIIITLLVGCGKKTLLSVHIIDVGQGDSILIQTPNKTNILVDGGDEDSSLIIKKFLKSKKVKNIDLVIATHPDTDHIGSLDAVIDKFEISKVYLPNKEVNSDSYYNLIQSCSMKNIHPQFLEKGNVISLDNNIKLTVLNPSYTHLDNNSNSIVFKLDYGKKSFLFTGDCTLENEQEILNSFNLSNINFLKVAHHGSKNSSGENFINTITPDVAVISCGYDNEYGHPHKETLLNLSKTNTKVYRTDKQGHLSFYSDGNTITTSSPPK
- a CDS encoding DUF2156 domain-containing protein, which gives rise to MIFKEIDINAYEELKPFFHHVDYEACEYCFTTLYMWRHVYKTSYYVNDDFALIVGEYEGDRFSVLPLAKKDKIHEALEFMVDYFKHEDHQIYLRAVTKEVVELLQKDYPGKFKYIEERDYFDYVYDAEALRTLKGRKNQKKRNHLNYFLKEYEGRFEYKKLGKKEFGDCIELLRAWASNKAEQGDVDDGIDDEFIGIKKIFDNYDVLEEEVKVAGVYIDNKLEAFTIGEYINEDMALIHIEKANPEIRGLYQYINQQFLVHEFENVEFVNREEDLGIEGLRKAKLSYHPCKFVEKYTVMEA
- a CDS encoding GNAT family N-acetyltransferase — encoded protein: MDIRYAKGEDLEDLKDIWNYCFGDEESFVDYYFNNKYKPENTVIVKEDNELKSSLQLNQYKIKLNEKVYDTSYVVGVSTFPNARGKGYMKDMMDFSLNELYKKGQVVSLLMPIDYRLYKKYGYEHCYDQLEYKLDIDGLKQFKINGDFEKINESHIDYMIDIYNEFVSKCNGYVVRDKFYYENLFKEIKCENGHIYIHKDNDYDGYIIYFLMGDTMFVREMCYKNINSLKSMLKFIFNHNTQCKNIKVMSPITDSIRFILSNLKDNEISLKPFMMGRVINVEDFLNEIYIEHKDLDSVYIKIDDNQIKENDNVFEVKILNNRIVAKKSNSEADFKLSINNFSQMAFEYTDINQILFVENIEVTDKNKKAIDLLNSIFDKKENYINEYV
- a CDS encoding ComEC/Rec2 family competence protein; the encoded protein is MRRPIFITFCIMISISFIVTSFYTNEDYKNDKNCTIEMEGLVKNKVNKNNYVQYQIEDYLINDYSNKIDIKPGQIISFKGALKKHENFKDEKFDYSRYLKSKGYKGIVEINDYKIIGDNFIYIKLFKIKDKISKTIKYLYKDKSKFINSIILGEKEGIDSEVNEIFSKTGVSHILALSGLHVSILITIIGFSFGKINNLLKFAFLAFILWSYSIMVGQSPSIIRAIVCSLISYLAIFVEKRSDSINNLSIVGISLIINNPYVIYNISFQLSFLATLSIIYFYGYINGKIKVKTVSLTLAANILTSPIVYLYFKNISIVCIVSNIVVVPLLSIIIYISILSAIVLPFSLILTKIMVGINTSIIDFIYMTLEFLYNINGSFIEFENSNEILVIVYYILVGIFMIYKEIKTIKEQRNELQGYHQEHEQQRI
- the holA gene encoding DNA polymerase III subunit delta, whose protein sequence is MNYKDIIKSMNNNEFKNVYLFYGREFYLIENVIKTCKKSLNESMIDFNLDILDGKELTLDQILSNAETLPFMDERKILIIKDFELLKGKKKNFSDSDESELIEYIEKVPSTTVIVFLVYGDVDKRKSLVKKINKVGIVNHCDKLSDMDLFKWVKNRFKQNEVYINDSEIMYFIEQEGYRDKNSEKTLSDLQNEINKIASFVGKGNNVTKAIIDKLSQKKVENDIFKLIDEIGNKNSSHAMKIVTDMILEGESVLGIFAMVSKQFKLVMQARQLQNQGYSSKVIAEKLSAHPFVVTKALKQGRLFADEAVVDMLNFILESDFKIKNGLMKDNLAVEILVSKYCQ
- the rpsT gene encoding 30S ribosomal protein S20 gives rise to the protein MANIKSAKKRIKVIEKKTALNRARKSQIKTAIRKFEEAVTAGNREEAAARFQYAQKRISQVASKGTIHKNAAARKVAKLAQKLNGMNA
- the gpr gene encoding GPR endopeptidase; protein product: MISLRTDLALEAREIYEQGNDGSNIPGVKIDTKELDDCIVTKVEVLDEQGSQIMNKGIGIYTTIESKLMKYDDDESREQVTEYLKDELIDILGTDKTKKTLVIGLGNWNITSDALGPKAVSKTLVTRHIFKNYNKEYDDDFTEVAGLSPGVMGITGIETSEIVKSIVDMIKPDRVIAIDALASRKMERVNSTIQISTAGISPGGGVGNKRKALNKDYLGVDVIAIGVPTVVDAATLTSDVLDLAIDNLMEQSKESKDFYNMLKQLKEEEKYHFIRESLEPYDKNLIVTPKDIDDTIENLAVIISEGLNRSLHPGRIVN
- the spoIIP gene encoding stage II sporulation protein P produces the protein MRRKVASLSILTCVICGLCFKTSYALNEDEFLKFLINTSYPETKVDTPKSENEKEASKAENKSEKKSTNKEDEFVKMYVGEENVPKVEDSSKKEKTTETASTSSKYVDNVLATKDQPQILIYHTHGGETYVNSPTGNYHSYDKENATLEIGALLTQELDKRGRSVVHNTTYHDMPEFTGAYSRSLKTIETMKAKYKSIDVIIDLHRDGRDIASEKAKKDFHDACTTKINGENVAKFLFVVGEKSENYSNNLQLAKEITAFAESKYPGITRPVVKKPKAKFNQYKSDKPLLLEVGGNANTIEEAQASVKYIAEVIDEFLKEKGM